The following proteins come from a genomic window of Halorussus halophilus:
- a CDS encoding DUF7139 domain-containing protein translates to MTSLAETYEENVGEVGNKRRLYLGVGLFATGALLVVTGMLTATIGVDLLAGFGVKWYHAREIAGVLAGLGVPAVFVGVFTILPASERVRAAAAIGAGIAVLGVALFTNAYPYDWAGAGDSRAQTLQVVAVYFCGLIVTFWCLFVAVANFKTRNDPGGTVTLEINKEGEVRTVEVDADDLDDFDNLDELRAMQTELAAPGEYSDDSERKPTGYGGVGFLGDVPMDDAPGGTHADGGTVAANDISSPLDDPNAEGLSNQRTTDTYCGNCKHFQYVRSGNGMQPHCGFYGRAMDDMDACDEWEPNS, encoded by the coding sequence ATGACAAGCCTCGCGGAGACCTACGAGGAGAACGTCGGCGAGGTGGGCAACAAACGCCGACTCTACCTCGGCGTGGGGCTGTTCGCCACCGGAGCCTTGCTCGTCGTGACCGGCATGCTGACCGCCACGATAGGCGTCGATTTGCTCGCCGGGTTCGGCGTCAAGTGGTACCACGCGCGCGAAATCGCAGGCGTCCTCGCCGGACTCGGCGTTCCAGCGGTGTTCGTCGGCGTGTTCACCATCTTGCCCGCCAGCGAGCGCGTTCGCGCGGCCGCCGCAATCGGCGCAGGAATCGCCGTCCTCGGCGTGGCACTGTTCACGAACGCCTACCCCTACGACTGGGCGGGCGCAGGCGACAGTCGCGCACAGACCTTGCAGGTCGTCGCCGTCTACTTCTGTGGCCTCATCGTTACCTTCTGGTGTCTGTTCGTCGCCGTCGCGAACTTCAAGACGCGCAACGACCCCGGCGGCACCGTCACGCTCGAAATCAACAAGGAGGGCGAAGTTCGAACTGTCGAAGTTGACGCCGACGACTTAGACGACTTCGACAACTTGGACGAACTGCGCGCGATGCAGACCGAGTTGGCCGCCCCCGGCGAGTACAGCGACGACTCCGAGCGCAAGCCCACCGGATACGGCGGCGTCGGCTTCCTGGGCGACGTGCCGATGGACGACGCGCCGGGCGGGACCCACGCCGACGGCGGCACGGTCGCCGCGAACGACATCAGTTCACCGTTGGACGACCCGAACGCGGAGGGACTGTCGAACCAGCGGACGACCGACACCTACTGCGGGAACTGCAAGCACTTCCAGTACGTCCGGTCGGGCAACGGGATGCAACCCCACTGTGGCTTCTACGGCCGCGCCATGGACGACATGGACGCCTGCGACGAGTGGGAACCGAATAGCTGA
- a CDS encoding Na+/H+ antiporter NhaC family protein, with protein MGESDDNREQTVEQELAEAQQARRGREIEFYGGPAASAIPIALFIAWAIFQSGVLRIGDTTGLVAGMLVALVVGMFFAKGDWKTYANTIFEGMTQRVAATAIVAWLWAGMFADTIQTGGFVGGLVWASEALNVGATLFPAITFILAALLATGIGTGYGTTIAFTGLFFPAGILLGANPTLLFGAILSGAVFGDNLAPVSDTTIVSAVTQDSDIGGVVASRFKYAIVAASLAFVAYLIAGSTMSGVEISAAQDVLAGQATSAGLVHLLSIGVVIFTAIRGRHIVEAISWGLIVAIASNLLFGLASVSDMLVFRAPSSGITETFAVLPFVTTVPATSDQIGVGGSILNGAAGFFPLIVLTLLIVSGAQIMIRGGGFEAIQNWLLENVATNVRRAETTMVLGTASVNAMITINTAAEIAIAPYIARIGERFNVNGYRRANILDANTSALGYIFPWAGGVLVGYAEMRTLVGSDNFQWFTREMLVNPAEVWPFVFHGWFLFGVFLISALTGFGLEYISDRESEEVARV; from the coding sequence ATGGGCGAGTCAGACGACAATCGAGAACAAACAGTCGAACAGGAACTCGCGGAGGCCCAGCAGGCCAGACGCGGTAGGGAAATAGAGTTCTACGGTGGCCCGGCCGCGAGTGCGATACCCATCGCGTTGTTCATCGCGTGGGCCATCTTCCAGAGCGGCGTCTTGCGAATCGGCGACACGACCGGACTCGTCGCCGGTATGCTGGTCGCACTCGTCGTCGGGATGTTCTTCGCCAAGGGCGACTGGAAGACCTACGCCAACACCATCTTCGAGGGGATGACCCAGCGCGTCGCGGCCACCGCAATCGTCGCGTGGCTCTGGGCGGGCATGTTCGCCGACACCATCCAGACGGGTGGCTTCGTCGGCGGACTCGTCTGGGCCTCGGAAGCACTCAACGTCGGAGCCACACTGTTCCCCGCGATTACGTTCATCCTCGCGGCACTGCTAGCGACGGGCATCGGCACCGGCTACGGGACGACCATCGCGTTCACTGGCCTCTTTTTCCCCGCCGGGATTCTACTGGGTGCGAACCCGACGCTCCTGTTCGGAGCGATTCTCTCCGGCGCAGTGTTCGGCGACAACCTCGCACCGGTTTCGGACACCACCATCGTCTCCGCGGTCACGCAGGACTCGGACATCGGCGGCGTCGTCGCGTCACGGTTCAAGTACGCTATCGTCGCGGCGTCGTTGGCGTTCGTCGCCTACTTGATTGCTGGCAGTACGATGTCCGGCGTCGAGATTTCGGCCGCACAGGACGTACTGGCTGGACAAGCCACGTCGGCGGGTCTCGTCCACCTGCTCTCGATTGGCGTGGTCATCTTCACCGCGATTCGTGGCCGCCACATCGTGGAAGCGATTTCGTGGGGGCTCATCGTGGCAATCGCTTCGAACTTGCTCTTCGGACTCGCGTCGGTGTCCGACATGCTCGTGTTCCGCGCGCCGTCGAGCGGTATCACTGAGACGTTCGCCGTCCTGCCGTTCGTGACGACGGTCCCGGCCACGTCCGACCAAATCGGCGTCGGCGGGTCGATTCTGAACGGTGCGGCCGGGTTCTTCCCGCTCATCGTCCTCACGCTGCTCATCGTCTCGGGCGCACAAATCATGATTCGCGGCGGCGGCTTCGAAGCCATCCAGAACTGGCTGTTGGAAAACGTCGCGACCAACGTCCGCCGCGCGGAGACGACGATGGTACTCGGCACTGCGAGCGTCAACGCGATGATTACCATCAACACGGCGGCCGAAATCGCCATCGCGCCGTACATCGCCCGCATCGGCGAGCGGTTCAACGTCAACGGCTACCGACGCGCGAACATCCTGGACGCCAACACCTCCGCGCTGGGCTACATCTTCCCGTGGGCGGGCGGCGTCCTCGTCGGCTACGCCGAGATGCGCACGCTCGTCGGGTCCGACAACTTCCAGTGGTTCACCCGCGAGATGCTCGTCAACCCCGCCGAAGTCTGGCCGTTCGTCTTCCACGGCTGGTTCCTCTTCGGCGTGTTCCTGATTTCGGCTCTGACCGGGTTCGGACTGGAGTACATCTCTGACCGCGAGTCCGAGGAGGTGGCCCGCGTATGA
- a CDS encoding DUF7513 family protein, with protein sequence MSRKRKFFAGIGFRTNTPSFDAGEEISAFITGYDGDVPVARIGDSILRIEGAPDGAVDIRAILKVESFDDSNHTGTATFVEKTGESAY encoded by the coding sequence ATGAGCCGCAAGCGCAAGTTCTTCGCCGGGATCGGCTTCCGGACGAACACGCCCAGTTTCGACGCTGGTGAAGAGATTTCGGCGTTCATCACGGGCTACGACGGTGACGTGCCGGTTGCCCGGATTGGTGATTCGATTCTGCGTATCGAGGGCGCGCCGGATGGGGCAGTGGACATCCGGGCGATTCTGAAAGTGGAGTCGTTCGACGATTCGAATCATACGGGGACGGCGACGTTCGTGGAGAAGACCGGGGAATCGGCGTACTAG
- a CDS encoding MFS transporter — MGESANGSLGLFGNREFVALASTAFARSQAYSTILIALALYADLFQTSGTVEGLFGTAFAAIQLLIVLPLGRWVDLQDSKKFLLVGLGLNVVVFVAFAFASSVSDVILIRMVQGLSASILWLTGTTVVGEISPDESRGLWIGTYNQVGAFSSLFGDIFGGLLLYVYGFQATYAVLSVITIGAFLAVWGFLRDNPGGKADPEETSGRDAIKTLMGRRAIQALVFFRGAFSVGKMAVIIFLPIYARTEFGINPLVIGGIMAGGKLTKSLTQGKVGDWTDRFGSRYRFIFAGALVYAVGTAMVPLAGFAESYIPSVTLTALGSELVLPGAFFVLFSAYAVLGVGDSLRLPASMALFVEEGEHFDAVGSSLSLRSISWKVGQVGGPVLVGFIWDATSVLIAFWTAAGFIVVSSVVFTALFAVEPAPEVDAVAGD, encoded by the coding sequence GTGGGCGAATCGGCAAACGGGTCACTCGGCCTGTTCGGCAATCGCGAGTTCGTCGCGCTCGCCAGCACCGCGTTCGCCCGGAGTCAAGCCTACTCGACGATTCTCATCGCGTTGGCACTCTACGCCGACCTCTTCCAGACATCTGGTACCGTCGAGGGACTGTTCGGCACAGCGTTCGCCGCGATTCAGTTGCTCATCGTGCTTCCGTTGGGTCGCTGGGTAGACCTGCAGGACTCGAAGAAGTTCCTCTTGGTTGGCTTGGGCTTGAACGTCGTCGTCTTCGTCGCGTTCGCGTTCGCCTCTTCCGTTTCGGACGTCATCCTCATCCGGATGGTGCAGGGTCTGAGCGCGTCCATTCTCTGGCTAACCGGCACGACCGTCGTCGGCGAAATCAGTCCCGACGAATCGCGTGGCCTCTGGATAGGAACGTACAACCAAGTCGGCGCGTTCTCCAGCCTCTTCGGCGACATCTTCGGCGGTTTACTGCTGTACGTCTACGGCTTCCAAGCCACCTACGCAGTGCTGTCGGTGATTACGATTGGGGCATTTCTCGCAGTCTGGGGCTTCCTCCGGGACAATCCCGGCGGGAAAGCCGACCCCGAGGAGACCAGCGGCCGCGACGCCATCAAGACCTTGATGGGCCGCCGCGCGATTCAGGCGCTCGTCTTCTTCCGCGGCGCGTTCAGCGTGGGCAAGATGGCAGTCATCATCTTCCTGCCAATCTACGCCCGCACCGAATTCGGCATCAACCCGCTCGTCATCGGCGGCATCATGGCCGGTGGGAAGTTAACGAAATCGCTCACGCAAGGCAAGGTCGGCGACTGGACCGACCGCTTCGGCAGTCGCTACCGGTTCATCTTCGCCGGGGCACTCGTCTACGCCGTCGGCACCGCCATGGTACCGTTGGCAGGATTCGCAGAGTCGTACATTCCCAGTGTCACACTCACCGCACTCGGAAGCGAACTCGTACTTCCGGGGGCGTTCTTCGTCCTCTTCTCGGCCTACGCCGTCCTCGGCGTCGGCGACAGCCTGCGGCTCCCGGCCAGCATGGCACTGTTCGTGGAGGAGGGCGAACACTTCGACGCGGTGGGGTCCTCGCTCTCTTTGCGCTCCATCTCGTGGAAAGTCGGGCAAGTCGGCGGGCCAGTGCTAGTCGGCTTCATCTGGGACGCGACGAGCGTCCTGATTGCCTTCTGGACCGCCGCCGGGTTCATCGTCGTCTCCTCGGTGGTCTTTACGGCCCTGTTCGCGGTGGAGCCAGCGCCGGAGGTTGACGCGGTGGCTGGGGATTAG
- a CDS encoding HAH_0734 family protein, whose translation MKRLIIHGDPGIRKDAVIEYDDGERVCFSISRQGDWHGPDEPQLWCVIGTEDEREDFEKRNYVPHFLDTESIDAEALTVVKHASEMAV comes from the coding sequence ATGAAGCGACTCATCATCCACGGCGACCCCGGCATCCGCAAGGACGCCGTCATCGAGTACGACGACGGCGAGCGGGTCTGCTTCTCCATCAGCCGACAGGGCGACTGGCACGGTCCGGACGAACCGCAACTCTGGTGCGTCATCGGCACGGAAGACGAGCGGGAGGACTTCGAGAAGCGCAACTACGTCCCGCACTTCCTCGACACGGAGTCCATCGACGCTGAGGCGCTGACCGTCGTCAAGCACGCCAGCGAGATGGCAGTCTAA
- the pyrF gene encoding orotidine-5'-phosphate decarboxylase: MTAFFDRVADRIDAIDSILSVGLDPDEDRLPEEVRDADLPRWAFNRRIIDATHEHAAVFKPNAAFYEDPDGWRSLEKTVEHAHGKSVPVLLDAKRADIGNTSRQYAQILDKVDAITLNPYLGQDALAPFLDREDAGCVLLCRTSNPGGADVQELELESGKLVYEAVADMASNQWNENGNIGLVVGATTPDELYAIRERVPDLPFLVPGVGAQGGDEKAAATCATASNGAGLVNSTRGIIFAGEESELAFDDAAGEAAAELKARLNQYR; encoded by the coding sequence ATGACAGCCTTCTTCGACCGCGTGGCCGACCGCATCGACGCCATCGACAGCATCCTCTCGGTCGGCCTCGACCCCGACGAAGACCGACTCCCCGAGGAGGTTCGGGACGCCGACCTCCCGCGCTGGGCGTTCAACCGCCGAATCATCGACGCGACCCACGAACACGCCGCGGTGTTCAAGCCCAACGCGGCCTTCTACGAGGACCCCGACGGCTGGCGGTCGCTGGAAAAAACGGTCGAGCACGCCCACGGGAAGAGCGTTCCAGTACTGCTCGACGCCAAGCGTGCCGACATCGGGAACACCTCCCGGCAGTACGCCCAAATCCTCGACAAAGTGGACGCCATCACGCTGAATCCGTATCTCGGACAGGACGCGCTGGCTCCGTTCCTCGACCGCGAGGACGCAGGCTGTGTCCTGCTCTGTCGCACCTCGAACCCCGGCGGTGCGGACGTGCAGGAACTCGAACTGGAATCGGGCAAACTCGTCTACGAGGCAGTCGCAGACATGGCGAGCAACCAGTGGAACGAGAACGGAAATATCGGTCTCGTCGTCGGTGCAACCACGCCAGACGAACTCTACGCCATCCGCGAGCGCGTGCCGGACCTGCCGTTCTTGGTGCCGGGCGTCGGCGCGCAGGGCGGCGACGAGAAAGCGGCGGCGACCTGCGCCACCGCGAGCAACGGCGCGGGCCTCGTCAACTCGACTCGTGGCATCATCTTCGCGGGCGAAGAGTCGGAGTTGGCGTTCGACGACGCGGCAGGCGAGGCCGCCGCCGAGTTGAAGGCACGACTGAATCAGTATCGGTGA